A part of Sparus aurata chromosome 19, fSpaAur1.1, whole genome shotgun sequence genomic DNA contains:
- the klhl15 gene encoding kelch-like protein 15 isoform X2 has translation MPVANQRCVMSGADVEVYLSQVHDGSVSSGFRALYEERLLLDVTLLIEEHHFQAHKALLATQSDYFRVMFTADMRERDQDKIHMKGLTAAGFGHILRFMYYGSLELSMPTVQEILQAAMYVQLTEAVEFCCSFLLAKICLENCAEVMRLLEDFSVGVEGVQEQLDNFLLDNFVPLMSRPDFLSYLGLERLQAYLNSDALSRFPEIELYEAVQAWLRHDRRRWRHTDTIVQSIRFCLMTPANIFEKVKTSEFYRYSRQLRQEVDQALSYFHDVNQQPLVETRSNRIRSVRPQTAVFRGMIGHSMVNSKILLLQRPKVWWELEGPQVPLRPDCLAIVNNFAFLLGGEELGPDGEFHASSKVYRYDPRQNSWLRMADMSVPRSEFAVGVIGKFIYAVAGRTRDETFYSTERYDITEDRWEFVDPYPVNKYGHEGTVLSGKLYITGGITSSSTSKQVCVFDPGREAGGGGGGGGSSGGSDAHRTRAGRGPLLPGTHASCWENKSKMNYARCFHKMISHNGKLYVFGGVCVILRASFESQGCPSTEVYDPDTDEWTILASMPIGRSGHGVAVLDRQIMVLGGLCYNGHYSDSILTFDPDENKWKEDEYPRMPCKLDGLQVCSLHFPEYVLEHVRRCS, from the exons GCCCACAAGGCGCTCCTGGCCACCCAGAGCGACTACTTCCGGGTCATGTTCACAGCAGACATGAGGGAGAGGGACCAGGACAAGATCCACATGAAGGGGCTGACAGCCGCCGGGTTCGGCCACATCCTCCGGTTCATGTACTACGGCTCACTGGAGCTCAGCATGCCCACGGTCCAAGAGATCCTCCAG GCGGCCATGTACGTCCAGCTGACGGAGGCGGTGGAGTTCTGCTGCTCCTTCCTGCTGGCCAAGATCTGTCTGGAGAACTGTGCAGAGGTGATGCGCCTCCTGGAGGACTTCAGCGTGGGCGTGGAGGGCGTCCAGGAGCAGCTCGACAACTTCCTACTGGACAACTTTGTCCCCCTCATGAGCCGACCCGACTTCCTGTCCTACCTCGGCCTCGAGAGACTGCAG GCGTATCTGAACAGTGACGCTCTGAGTCGCTTCCCAGAAATCGAGCTGTATGAAGCGGTCCAGGCGTGGCTGCGACACGACCGGCGGCGCTGGAGGCACACCGACACCATCGTGCAGTCCATCCGCTTCTGCCTCATGACTCCTGCAAACATCTTTGAGAAG GTGAAGACGTCAGAGTTTTACCGTTACTCCAGACAGCTGAGGCAGGAGGTGGATCAGGCGCTCAGCTACTTCCATGATGTCAACCAGCAGCCTCTGGTGGAGACGCGCTCCAACCGTATCCGCTCCGTCCGCCCACAGACGGCCGTCTTCAGGGGAATGATCGGTCACAGCATGGTCAACAGCAAgatcctgctgctgcagcgccCAAAG GTGTGGTGGGAGCTGGAGGGACCTCAGGTGCCGCTGCGGCCGGACTGCCTCGCCATCGTTAACAACTTTGCCTTCCTGCTGGGCGGAGAGGAGCTCGGGCCCGACGGGGAGTTTCACGCCTCCTCTAAAGTCTACCGCTACGACCCCCGGCAGAACTCGTGGCTACGCATGGCGGACATGTCTGTGCCCAG GTCAGAGTTTGCTGTCGGCGTCATCGGTAAGTTCATTTACGCCGTAGCGGGCCGCACGCGAGACGAGACCTTCTACTCCACGGAGCGCTACGACATCACAGAGGACCGCTGGGAGTTCGTGGACCCGTATCCTGTCAACAAGTACGGCCACGAAGGAACGGTCCTGAGCGGTAAACTGTACATCACCGGCggcatcacctcctcctccacctccaaacaggtgtgtgtgttcgatCCCGGGCGGGAGgcaggaggtgggggaggaggaggagggagctcaGGCGGGTCGGACGCACACAGGACACGCGCCGGCCGAGGTCCGCTGCTGCCCGGCACCCACGCCAGCTGCTGGGAGAACAAATCCAAAATGAACTACGCCCGTTGCTTCCACAAGATGATCTCGCACAACGGGAAGCTGTACGTGTTCGGAGGCGTGTGCGTGATCCTGCGGGCTTCCTTCGAGTCGCAGGGCTGCCCGTCCACCGAGGTGTACGACCCCGACACCGACGAGTGGACCATCCTCGCCTCCATGCCCATCGGGCGCAGCGGCCACGGGGTGGCAGTGTTGGACAGGCAGATCATGGTGCTGGGCGGCCTGTGTTACAACGGCCACTACAGTGACTCCATCCTCACCTTCGACCCCGACGAAAACAAGTGGAAGGAGGACGAGTATCCCAGGATGCCTTGCAAACTGGACGGTCTGCAGGTGTGCAGTCTGCACTTCCCAGAGTACGTGCTGGAGCACGTGAGACGCTGCAGCTGA